The nucleotide window GTAGGTTTTAcgcattctctttaaaaaaacctacactatcaaatttattttctattttttaatgggCATTGATTACGAATCATCCTTTCATATTCTCGTTAGCATTCTAAGAACTTCTCTAAATAAACATCAAGAAGCCTAATTTAAGAATCATTTAATATAGAATGTTCAATGTTACCCTTAAAATGAAGGGTAgctatgtaaaattaaaattaatttttaataaagtgtcaCAAGTACTttgattgatttaaaatgagttCTAAAGGGATTGTAAGTGTATCCATATCCAATTTGAGAATCGCTAAGAATAACAAGTTCAGTAAGATGACATAAAGTAACCCTTGCCATCAGATCTCTTTAGTAAGGGATCTCTCAGATCTGAGATGGATATTGAtaatacataatataatttttattccaCCATCACACCAAATGATAACATATCTAGGCATCAAAAGAATAATTCTTTCAGAGTACCGTAAGCACTCGCATATATCGTTTGGATATGCTCAAATTCCTAGACAAAAATGATCACAGAACTGCACAAACAATAACTTTAGACAAGTTGGAGACAGACCTTATGAGGTACCAAAATACACACTTTTTTAGAGAGATGGAACAAAAAAATCCATATGGTGGTTCTCTAACGTTTTCATCCATCTAACTCCTTTCACACATAAATAGAGTACGTGACATAGATCCAGCAGACAACTTTCCTTTCTGTTGGGGGGCGGCGGCAGAGATCTTGATTTCTTGTGTTATTTATACAGCAAGCTTCAATGAAAGGGATGACATATCCCGCAACAGAATAATGAGGAGATAATGAACTAACAGTTAATGCCACATTGGCCTCCTCTCGCTGCAGCTTTAGCAGAATCCGTGGTGAAGGGATCAATCCGTACCCATAATAAGGAGAAAATTGAAGCAAGAAGAATGGACCATACAATGACAATAGTCGGGGTACGATTTTGCCGACCTAACAAACCCTTCAGGAACGGATACAGATGGGCAATGACCCATATAGCAAAGAACAGCCTGCCGAAGAGAGGACCCCAAGACTGGTATCCACTGTTTACGGCATATGAAACACCAGCCACAATACCTACTAAGTTCACAATAAGAACTGTGGTCGGAGGGATGAGAAGTGATGTCCATTTGAACACGTAAAGCTCTGCAAAGTCTCCATCTTCATCAGATGCCTTTGAAGTGACGGTAAAGTTGGTATCAATCCCAGCAAGCACTTTCAAGAGCCCTTGAAAGACTGCAAAGAGATGGGCAGATGTACCACCGATGACCCAGAATTGCTCATTCCTCCACCAGTCCTCAATACTGACCCCACTCCACCTAAGCTCAAGGATTCCAGTAGCAGCAATGGAGACAAAGAGGAGAATAAACAACATGCTGGCAAAATTACTTATCTGCATAAAAGTTTTTGATaagttacaaaaatatatatatttttttattagtcatAAGTTACAAAAAGATCATGCAGATATTATAGACATGTCAATGGGAGAGAGATAGACTTATCAAAAAGTGGGAGAGAGATAGACATATGAAATGGACCCTACAATATTTCTTGCTGCCCAAGTGgatctttttcactcttttataACATACTGTGTTGCACATTTCCAGCCAAAAGTTTCCCCCTCACCCATTTAATGACATACAAATGCCAGaagataagaaaatgaaaaattcaagcAGGCTAGAGCAGTTCATCTGATTAATTGTAATTAAGGATCACTTACCTCAGGAATGATAAATTTTCCAGTGAGAAGGCAAAAGGCAGGAAGCATGCAGTAGGCAATCAGTGGGATTGATGTCAGTGGGTACACAATAGTATTTATGTAAGCCAGTCTCTCCAAAAGCTTCAGTCTCCCATTGTAGCCATACCACAAGGGGCAATGCCTACTCAGCAAAATCTCAATTGATCCCAAGGCCCATCGAAGAACCTGGTTCAATCGATCAGAAAGATTGATCGGAGCAGACCCCTTAAATGCTGGGCGAGCGGGCATACAATAGATTGAGATCCAACCacgagcatgcatcttgaacccAGTTAAAATATCTTCTGTGACAGAACCATAAATCCAACCAATCTGGTGGTAATAAAAAGTATAGTTAATGTTTCAGCACAACATCATCAAATGAATATTCTAAGTGCTAGCACTGCTAGGTCCTCTATTGCTATACTAACTGACCTCTTTTCCCCATTCAGTTTTGTCTTCATATCCACAGCTGATAACATGGATTGCTTCCTTCAAAAGTGTTGCAGGGTTGGTTGTTGGTGGAATGCCACCTTGTTCCATGAAGGTGGCTGCAATAAAAACAGGAGACTGACCAAAACGCTTCTCTAAGCTCTTTTGAGACATAAGAAGCAATCTCTCATCATCATATCCTGTGGAAGAAGGCAAATGGAGTTCACATTACAACGCATAGACGCACCAAACCATCAtttagtttgaaaaattattcttactTAAACTTGGGGAAACAGAAAACCAACCTTCAACACCCTCCTCAATGTCGTCCATATTAAAAATGGGAATGGTGGATTCGGTTCTTTTCATTGCCCTCTTCTTGTCAATGTACTTCTTATTGCCACCCTTTCCCTTCTTTCTTGAACCACAACAACTCTTGACAATAATATTTGGTTCCAAATCTTCCTCAGTTAACACTGGATCATACCCATATAGAGCTTGCCTGTTGAAACAGCAACCAGTTCCCACATAGACAGGACCCTGAATCCCGTCCAGCCCTTTTAAGTTGAtctaaaaaacacaacaaatacAAGATTGTACTTAAGTCCAACCACAATAAAATGTaacatggaaaaatattttccagtgAAATATCCAGTGGAACCTACATCAAAGAAGACAATATTGCGGTTAGCATATCGATCATGCAAGTCAATGCCATCAAAACGCTGTGGGAACTGTACATAACAggttttttttccaaaaccagGGTCCATCATGAAACACATGGCTTCTTTGAGAGCTTTACTGTTATTAAAGTAGTGATCACAGTCAACGTTCAGAAGATATGCACCATTGGTTAGGACAGCAGAAACTCGGATCTGCAGAACATAAGATGAAACCGAGTCAGAAAACATGGCTTAAACAACCTACTCATATGATGATCCACCTCAATCCATCAGGCAACTAATAGAAACGCAGGTAATTTCCAAACCATGGTACAAAGAATTGTGATGTCCTTCTATTGAAGAAGAAAGgggttattttcaaaaaattcattgACTGGCACTACCTCGAATTGTGGACAAGGGTAactattatgtttttaaatgactaAGATAACTATcgtattataataataaaaggcCTTCAGTAGACAAACCAATGCGTTCATTGCTCCAGCCTTCTTGTGATGCTGGAAGCCAGGCCGCTTCTCACGAGAAACATAAACAAGTCGAGGTAGCTCATTTCCATCTGTATCAAGCCCCCCACTATGTCCTAAGAACACCTGTTCTTCCacccaatttaaaatattgtgagaaGAATATCATGGAAGCAGTTCCAAAAGCCACTAGGAAAAAAAGATGATACCTGAATCATTCCTGGATGATCTCTAGGATTATTTCCAGGCCATGGAGTGCCATCCTGCATTGTCCAACCTTCTTCCGGCGTCTTCTGTGCTTTGGCAACAAGGGCATTGATCCGTACCTTGAATTCTTCATATTCTCTCTGAGAAACAAAATGGTTTCAAAGTTCCGCTGACACACaaagtttaaatattgtatCTACCTATAAAATTCTTATGTTAATACTTATCAAATTCTCCAGAATAATATgcttttaaaattagttttctTAAATGATTGAATTGTTATAGTTCTCAGTCAATAACATTACATCTTAAAGCATAAAAGCTTTTTCGTTTCAATAGTTGCTCCAAGATCCATAAAAAGAAcgacatacataattatataatacatacataattacaTGATACACGTTAACTTTATTATTGCAACCATGACAAATGAAACAGAGTAGACAGCTTTAAAAGCACCAAACCACAGCAATAATAAAGTTTACATTTCCACcatgcaccacataatacaagaAAGAGAATGATGCTATACAAACTAAAACAAACACAATAAACATATTGATCCATCTAGTTTTTCTATAAGATCATTTTATTAACAAGAAGAAGGTGCTACCGTGCACACCGGAGAAACATATTGATTCATCATGGCAATGCTAACTGACCTTCATTGCCCGCCGCTCTTTCACAAATGAAGGTTGTATTTTGTCTTTCAAGTAATCAATTTTCTGGGCAAAGTAAAACTCGGGGGCCCTAGGCTCAATGTTGTGCTTCTTGCAAAAGGGCACCCACTTCCTAGCAAACTCCGCAGTTTCAGAAAGGGCTTCAAAGGTCAACATTGCTGACCCATCATCTGAAACATAGCACGAGACCTTGTCGACAGGGTAATCCACAGCAAGTATGGACAAAACGGTGTTTGCTGTAACGAGAGGGGGCTCTTTTAGGGGATCCACAGTACTAACAAAAACGTCTACAGGAGCCAGCTGTGATGGTTCTCCTTCCCTATCGTATCTGCAGAGTTTGAAAATGTCACCAAGAAAACTCCTCCATGttcaaaatacacataaaatgaAGCACTGtcacaaatagaatgaaataAACTTACCTCAATACAAGCCTGTCAAGGTAGGTCTCACGGTTGATTGGAGACCATTTTGGGAACTGATCCAGAAGCCAAGATAAAGCAAACCAGATCTCACAAATAACTGATGTTAGCCACAATGGGTATGCATCTTTGACTGGGTGAGTTACACGGTATTGTAagaaaaatcccaaaataataagcCGTAGTATGATAACGACACGATAAGGTGTCAGATGTGAAGAAGAAATAGGAACCACACGACTCAACGGTTGCCGAGCATCATCAGCCCTGTGACAAAAAAGATTTTCAATTCACCAATAAAACATGCACAAAAGAATGCTTAATACACTGTGCGAGCAAGGAAAAGAATCCATTCCAGTGTCAATCTAAAGAATATAAAAGGCACCAATGCATGCTACAACATTATACCATGGCCATATTGAACGTTAAAGATATGTTATCATATAAAACATATGAAGTCATAGATGGAGACATAATTGAGGGGGTGCAGGTtatcataaaaaatgataagaaagatCATTACAGAATcccttttttataagtagatcaTTACAGAATCTCAAAATGTACACATTCCAAGAAATATAACGAATTCAGATGCCATTCAAGCCAAAGAAAATTGCCATTAATTACAATGTGGCGTGAGAAATTATCATCAAATCCATTTATCAAGGAAacaatgataattaataaaactcaaCCAACAAAAGTGCAaggtgataaatattttatatttgggaTGCTCACATTTGGAGTTCTTCTCCATTGGAACCGGTGCCTTCCATATCTCCCTTCCCTTCAGTGTATCGACTGGTCACCTGCGTCATATTTTTCTCCTGTTTCAGTTTCCAACCTTCAACCCTTTCCTTCCAGTCAACATTTCCAAGGCCATAAGAATTCAAGTCCTTTGATGGGTCAACGATTCTCACTGGAACTATAGAAATAAATGACATGATCAACCAACAGTTGATGAAGTCCATACAAGAAATACAAAACGTGCGAGGATTTCTAAATGAACAAATTCAAGTTACTTGACTACCTGGAAGCTTTGGATCAATATAAGGAAGGGAGTGGGCATGCTTTTCTGAAGGGCCCAACGGACCTGATGTGCTTCGTACAGATTGGTTGTCAGATGCAGCACATGGAAAATCACCAGAGACCTGAAAATTTGTTGCCATATCAAAAGGTAGGAAAACATCACCAAGAACATCAATTGGAAAAATCAAGCACATAAGAcatgaaagttttaattaacGCTTGCAAAGTTGGTAAGAAAAAGTTGCTGGAAAAGGCAAAAAAAGCTGCAACTTATAAAATTTCCAAAAGAATGCAAATCACATCAATCACCCAAACTTTGGTTTCTGATACAGAAGTAGTGCCACAAAGACATGAACAGAAAAAAAGTCCAAGGGATTTCTCTAATTGCATACCGGCTGCCCATTTGTAAGAAGGGGAATCGGTTGTTGAGATTCATGTCTAGATGAAGACGAGAGTTCAGCATCTTCACCCTGCCAATGGCGTCTTGCTTTGCTATTTCCTTGGGTGTAATTGAACTCATTCTCTAGATCATCAacatcatcctcatcatcatctccaTCCACTCGAGGACTCCCTGAAGTACATAGATCATGTTAATTAGATTCCTAAATGTAAAACTGCAAATTAACAATGGACTCAGGGCAAGCTAACCTTTGTGCCTCTTATATCTAGTCTTGCACTGAGGACAAGACTGGTTCCCATCTTTCCGCTCATACTCATAACAAGGCCGACAAACAGGGAATGCACACTCATTGCAAGCAACAAAGACATCACCGCTTGCTGTAAGTCCAACGGTATCACCACAGATCTGACATATTTGGCCATTCAAATGCTTCAAGGGCTTGGGCTGCATTTTACAGAGATAACGTAAGAACCAAGAGTACGGAAAAGATAAATAATCCAAAACAGCGTAATATATACTTAAATAAGCAACTATTGCAACTTTataaatatgaatttaattatgcCTACTACCCCATTTTAAATAGAAGTTTCTAACTATGAAAATGCAATGGCACGTTATTTGGCATTTCAGAAACCAGGATAGCGTTCCTTATTATAGAATACATTTCAGAATGACAGAAACAATAGACAAAATATTTATAGctaaataattacataactCTCTCACAGAAAGAATTCAGGAAAACCAGGTAACCAACACAGCTTGAGCAGATCTCGTGTGTGTATGCTGATTGAGACCAAAGTCAGACCTAGTAGTCTTGTATGGTGGGCAACGGCTTATATCATCCACGTTCACGAAAAAGAGTATAATTCCACGGAGCTTAACTTTGGAGATCTCAGCTGAACTATCCAAATCAAAGC belongs to Juglans regia cultivar Chandler chromosome 8, Walnut 2.0, whole genome shotgun sequence and includes:
- the LOC118349257 gene encoding cellulose synthase A catalytic subunit 1 [UDP-forming]-like, coding for MEANAGMVAGSYKRNELVQIRHDSDNGPKPLKHLNGQICQICGDTVGLTASGDVFVACNECAFPVCRPCYEYERKDGNQSCPQCKTRYKRHKGSPRVDGDDDEDDVDDLENEFNYTQGNSKARRHWQGEDAELSSSSRHESQQPIPLLTNGQPVSGDFPCAASDNQSVRSTSGPLGPSEKHAHSLPYIDPKLPVPVRIVDPSKDLNSYGLGNVDWKERVEGWKLKQEKNMTQVTSRYTEGKGDMEGTGSNGEELQMADDARQPLSRVVPISSSHLTPYRVVIILRLIILGFFLQYRVTHPVKDAYPLWLTSVICEIWFALSWLLDQFPKWSPINRETYLDRLVLRYDREGEPSQLAPVDVFVSTVDPLKEPPLVTANTVLSILAVDYPVDKVSCYVSDDGSAMLTFEALSETAEFARKWVPFCKKHNIEPRAPEFYFAQKIDYLKDKIQPSFVKERRAMKREYEEFKVRINALVAKAQKTPEEGWTMQDGTPWPGNNPRDHPGMIQVFLGHSGGLDTDGNELPRLVYVSREKRPGFQHHKKAGAMNALIRVSAVLTNGAYLLNVDCDHYFNNSKALKEAMCFMMDPGFGKKTCYVQFPQRFDGIDLHDRYANRNIVFFDINLKGLDGIQGPVYVGTGCCFNRQALYGYDPVLTEEDLEPNIIVKSCCGSRKKGKGGNKKYIDKKRAMKRTESTIPIFNMDDIEEGVEGYDDERLLLMSQKSLEKRFGQSPVFIAATFMEQGGIPPTTNPATLLKEAIHVISCGYEDKTEWGKEIGWIYGSVTEDILTGFKMHARGWISIYCMPARPAFKGSAPINLSDRLNQVLRWALGSIEILLSRHCPLWYGYNGRLKLLERLAYINTIVYPLTSIPLIAYCMLPAFCLLTGKFIIPEISNFASMLFILLFVSIAATGILELRWSGVSIEDWWRNEQFWVIGGTSAHLFAVFQGLLKVLAGIDTNFTVTSKASDEDGDFAELYVFKWTSLLIPPTTVLIVNLVGIVAGVSYAVNSGYQSWGPLFGRLFFAIWVIAHLYPFLKGLLGRQNRTPTIVIVWSILLASIFSLLWVRIDPFTTDSAKAAARGGQCGINC